Genomic segment of Streptomyces sp. NBC_01210:
TGGGATCTGTGGGGTGCGGCCGCCGTGCTGCTCGGCGGTGCCAGCGACGACGCCTTCGACTACTTCCGCTGCTGGCTGATCGGGCAGGGCCGGGAGATCTTCGAGGGCGCGCTGCACGACCCGGACTCGCTCGCCGAGCTGCTGGACGAGTTCGACGAGGACATCGACGGGGACGGCGAGGAGCTGGGGTACGCGGCGGACGAGGCGTACGAGCAGCTCACCGGCGTGGTGGCACCGGATCTGGGAATCCCGCCGCAGACCGCCGAGCCGCTGGGCACGCCGTTCGACTTCGACGACGACGCGGCTCTGGCGCAACGTTTCCCCAGGCTCTGGGAGCGCTTCGGAAACTTGTGAGAACGGTCCTCACGAGAACGTTCCTCATGAGACCGGCTCTCACGAGACCGGTTCTCGGACGGTGAGGCTGCGGCCCATCATCACGTCGTCGACGTACCGCCCGTCCAGACAGAACTCCCCCGGCAGTACGCCCTCGACCGCGAAGCCCTCCGACTCGTACAGCGTGCGGGCCGGCGTGTTGTGTCCGAGCACCCGCAGCGTCATCCGGACCGCGCCCTGGCGGCGCGCCTCGTCGAACGACGCCCGCAGCAGCGCTCGTGCGATCCCGCGGCCGCGCGCCCGGTCGGCCACGGCGAGGCCCTGGACCTGCCGCACATGCTGGTTGCAGGCGAGTGGGGTGGGCGGGATCAGCCGGATGAAGCCGGTGATCGTGCCGTCACCGTCCTCGGCGATGTCCTCGGAGATGTCCTCGGCGACCAGGAAGTCCTCGGGCCGGTGGTTCGCGTCGAAAAAGGGGTCGTACGGCGGCTTCGGCCTCGGCTGCACGGCGTGCAGCGGCGACCAGGTGTCCCGGTCGAGCGCACCGAGCGCTGCTTCGTCGGTGTGACGTGCGGGGCGTATGTGCGACCGGGGCATGGTCGTCACTGTGCCACGGGGCCGCGCGGGGGCAGGATGGGGGTCATGCGGATCGCGGTCACCGGTTCCACCGGACTCATCGGTACGGCACTCGTGCGCTCGCTGCGCACCGACGGGCACGAGGTGGTGCGCCTGGTGCGGCGGCCCGCGCGGGCCGGCGACGAGGTGGAGTGGGACCCGCACCGGCAGTACGTCGACGTGGCCGGACTGGTCGGCTGCGAGGGCGTGGTGAATCTCGCCGGCGCCGGGGTCGGTGCGCGCCGCTGGACGGATGCGTACCGCAAGGAGATCCGGGACAGCCGGGTGCTCGGCACGGCGGCGATCGCGGAGGCCGTCGCCGGCCTCGACGTACCGCCGCGGGTGCTGGTCTGCGGGAGCGCCATCGGCTACTACGGCGACACCGGGGAGCGTGCGGTGGACGAGGGTGCGCCGCCCGGGGACGGATTCCTGGCGAAGATGTGCGTGGAGTGGGAGGAGGCGGCGGCCCCGGCCGAGGAGGCGGGCGTGCGGACCGCCTTCGCGCGCACCGGACTTGTGGTGGCCCGCAAGGGCGGTGCGTGGGGCCGGATGTTCCCGCTCTTCAAGGCGGGCCTCGGCGGGCGCCTGGGCAACGGCCGGCAGTACTGGAGCTTCATCGCCCTGCACGACGAGGTCGCGGCGCTGCGGCACATCCTCGACACGGAGTCGCTGTCGGGGCCGGTGAACCTCACGGCGCCGGACCCGGTCACCAATCGCGAGGTAACCGCGGCGATGGGCCGGGCGCTGCACCGTCCGACGGTGTTCGCGGTCCCGGCGCCCGCGCTGAGGATCGCGCTGGGCGAGCTGGCCGGGGACATTCTGTGCAGCCAGCGGGTGCTGCCGGCCCGACTGCTGGAGTCGGGCTTCTCGTTCGCCTTTCCGGGCGTCGACGAGGCGGTCGGCGCGGCTCTGCGATAGGGCGCGTCTGAGAAGTCCCGCCGCCCGGCGGACGGCCGGGTGCCGTGTGCGCCCCCGCGCTCCGGTGCTCCACGGCATGCGCGACTGGCGGTACGGCGACGGCTCCCTAGTCTCGGTCCGCACTCGGGTATTCCCGGGGCCTGTTGGGGGCATGAGCCTCCCACCAGCCGCGCCGACCTCGGGGAGGGGCACGTGCTCAGCAGCGCTCACCATGCGGATGTCGTCATCGTCGGGGCCGGGATCGCCGGTCTCTCGGCGGCTCATCAACTGACCAGCGCAGGCGTCTCGGTCAGCGTTCTGGAGGCCGCCCCTCATGTGGGCGGCCGGATGGCCACCCAGCAGATCGACGGTTTCCGGCTCGACCGCATAGGCCAGTTGCTCAACACCTCGTATCCGGAGCTGCGTCGCACGGCAGGGCTCGGTGATGTCGTCCTGCGGCCCTTCTCGCCCGGTGTACTCGTGCACAGCCAAGGACGGCTCCAGCGGACCGGTGAAGCGGTCCGGCGGACCGGTGAAGCGGGGAGCGCACGGGGCGCATTTACCGTGGCACGCGCCCTCGCGAGCGCCCCCCGGCCGCTCGACCAGGCCCGGCTCGGCGCTTCTCTCGCCCGCCTCGCCGCCACTCCGGTGGAGCGGCTCCTCACCCGTCCCGAGCGGCCCACCGCGGGCTCGCTCTGCGCCCGCGGCGTTCCGGCGCGTACGGTCCACGGCTTCCTGCGCCCGCTGCTGTCGGCGCTGCTCTGCGACCCGGCCCTGGCCACCTCGAGCCGGTGCGCCGATCTGGCGCTGCGCGGCTTCGCGCGCGGCCGGCTGTGCGTCCCTGCGGGCGGTGCGGCGGCGCTGCCCGAGCAGCTGGCTGCCTCGCTGCCGTCCGGCACCGTACACACCGGGGTGCGGGTCACCGACGCCTCGATCACCCAGGTCACGACCAAGGAGTACGGCGACATCGGCTGCCGCGCCCTGGTGCTGGCCACCGGTGCCCGCGCGGCCGCGGAGCTCCTGCCGGGCCTGCGCGTACCGCCCTTCCACCCCGTGACGGTCCTTCACCACACGGCGTCCGCGCCGCCGCTGACGGACCCGGCGCTCCTGCTGGACGCGGACCGCGACGGCCCCGTCTCGCACACGGCGGTGATGAGCGAGGTCGATCCCTCGCGCGCTCCGAACGGCCGCGTACTGATCTCGTCGACCGTGCTCGGGTCCCCTCCGCCGGATCTGGACCGCAGCGTCCGTACCCACCTCGCCACGCTGTACGGCACACCCACGGACGACTGGGAGCTGCTCGCCGTCCACCACGACCCGGAGGCGGTGCCCGCGATGCCCCCGCCGCACGATCTGCGCCGTCCGGTGCGGCTGCTGTCCGGCCTCTATGTCTGCGGCGACCACCGCGACACGAGTACGGTCCAGGGCGCGCTCTTCTCGGGCCGCCGGGCCGCGGACGCGATCCTGCGCGACTTCGGCCTCCAGCAGCCCGGGTACGAAACGGTCGCACTCTCGGCGGTGGCCTAGGGCGATTGAGGTCCCGGAGTCAGGGGTCCCGGGATCCGTGACTCCGGGCGTCCCGGAGTCAGGTCCGGGGTCCGGGTCAGAGTTCCACCCGGGCCCCGGGTTCAGCCCAGCGCGGCCACCCGGTCGCGATAGTTCCGTACCGCCGCCGCGTCCCGGTACGGCTCCAGCCGCCGCTCGAACTCGCGTACGTACTCCACCGCCCGCGCCGACCGCATCTCCGACACCTGCAGGGCCGCCTCCGCCCCCAGCGCGCATGCCTGGTCGAGCTCGCCCAGTCCGAGCCGGGCGGAGGCCAGCACCACCCGGCAGAAGAGGCGGCTGCGCGCGTACGCCGGGGCGCGCAGCTGGAGCGAGCGCTCCGCGTGCTGCACCGCCGGCCGGTACTGCTGGAGATCCCGGTGGCAGTGCCCGAACTCGTCGGCGAGCTGCGCCTCGTCGAAGAAGCGCGCCCAGTGCGGCACATCGTCGCCGGGCCGCGCCGTCTCGAGCGCCCGCTCGGCCCGAACGAGCGAGGCCGTGCACGCCCGTACCTCACCCAGCACGCCGTGCCCGCGCGCCTCGACGGAATGCAGCATCGCCTGCACCACGGGCGGGGCCGACGAGCCGACCCCTTGCTGGGCGACGCGCGTCAGCTGCACCGCCTCACGTCCATGCCCCAGATAGACCGCCTGCCGGCTCATGGTCACCAGCACATACGCGCCGTACGCCCGGTCGCCCGCCGCCTGGGAGAGCCGCAGTGCCTGGACGAAGTAACGCTGGGCGAGGCCGTGGGCCGCGATGTCGTACGAGGTCCAGCCGGCCAGCCGGGTCAGATCGGCCGCCGCGGCGAACAGCCGCCGCCCGGTCACCTCCCCGTAGGTGCCGCGCAGCATCGGCTCGGCCTCGTGCTCGAGATAGCGCACCAGCGCCTGCCTGGCGTGCCCGCCTCCGTAGGCGTGGTCGAGGGTGCGGAACAGCTCGCCGACCGAGCGCAGTGCCGCGATGTCGCCGCCGGTGACCCTCTGGCCGGGACCCCGGTCCGTGCCACGCTGGCGCGGGAGGGCGGCCCGACCCTGGGCCGGGATACGGGCGGTCCCGTTCTGGACCGCGTCCGCCCGGCTCACCCGCTCGTCGGCCCGCCCGATCAGCCAGTCCCTGCTGGGCACCACGAGCCCGGCCGGAGTGAAGGCGATCTTGCGCAGCTCCGCATGGCTGCCGGAGTCCTTGCGCCACAGCCCGCTCACGATGTCCACGGCCTCCTCGGGCGTGGCGGCGAACTCCAGACCGGCGTAGACGGGCGCACAGGCGTCCAGACCGAGGTCCTGCGCCGAGAGCCGGCGGCCGAGCCGCCGTGTGAACACCTCGGCGATCAGGGCGGGGGTCGTGCCGCGCGGCTGCTGGCCGCGCAGCCAGCGGGTCACGGAGGTCTTGTCGTAGCGCAGATCCAGGCCGTGCTCGAGGCCGAGCTGGTCCACTCGGCGGGCAAGGCCTGCGTTGGAGAATCCGGCTTCTGCGATGAGCGCGGCGAGCTGTCGGTTGGGGATGCGCTGCGAGGGTCGTTCCGTCATCAGCTGTGCGGTCTCCTGCCTTCCGGGCCGGGAGCAGCCCTCATGGAACGGCGCGAATTTAGCTGCCCCTACCGCTCGAACCGCGAGCTTCGCCCCACATTCATCCGATCGTGTGAGGATTGGGGACGTCGCTGACGGGCGCCGCGTGACCCGGAATTGCCCCGGCACCCGCCCGGCACCTGCCCAGCACCTGCCCGGCCGCCTTTTCCGGAGCCGCCGTACAGTGGCAAGGGCGCGATGAGTGCAGGGTGAAGGTTCTAGGGAGGCACAGCCGTGAGTGAGCTGCGGTTCGTCCAACTGGGGTTCGGCGAGCAAGCCGTCGAGTACCAGGAGGCGTGGCAGAAGCAGCGCGAGGTCCACGCCGCCCGCTTCGCCGACGAGATCGAGGACACCTGCCTGCTCCTTGAGCACCCGCCCGTCTATACGGCGGGCCGGCGCACGGCAGACAGCGAACGCCCCCTGGACGGCACTCCCGTCGTCGACGTCGACCGCGGCGGCAAGATCACCTGGCACGGCCCCGGCCAGCTGGTCGGCTACCCGATCCTGAAGCTGCCGCGCCCGGTGGACGTCATCGCGCATGTGCGCCGGCTCGAGGACGCGCTGATCCTCACCTGCGCGGAGTTCGGCCTGGAGACCAGCCGGGTCGAGGGCCGCAGCGGTGTGTGGGTGCTCGGCGACCCGGTCGAACAGCGTCCGGCGATCGGCGGACTTTCGCTCGACTTCGACCCGCGGCTGCAGGACGAGGAGTTCGACCCACGGCTGAACGGCCCGGAGTACGCTCCCTCCAACGCCGGCCAGCGCCGCGAGGACCGCAAACTCGCCGCGATCGGCATCCGTATCGCCAAGGGCGTCTCGATGCACGGCTTCGCGATCAATGTGAACCCGGACAACACCTGGTTCGACCGGATCGTGCCCTGCGGCATCCGGGACGCGGGTGTGACTTCGCTCTCGTACGAACTGGGCCGCGAGATCACCATCGGCGAGGTGCTCCCGGTCATCGAGAAGCATCTGCGGGACGTCCTGGAGAACGCCGAACTGCGGCCGCGGGCCGTCGAGGCCGCCGTCTAGGGAATGCGGCCCTCTGGCCAAGGGTTGGCCAGACGTAAGGCCACACAAATAACGGGCGTACCCTGGTGTCCGCCGAAGAATCGAAGTCGTAGGGAGCCGGACGTGTCCGCAGTCGCACCCGACGGACGCAAGATGCTGCGCCTTGAGGTCCGGAACAGCCAGACCCCCATCGAGCGCAAGCCCGAGTGGATCAAGACCCGGGCGAAGATGGGCCCCGAGTACACCCAGATGCAGAAGCTCGTGAAGAGCGAGGGTCTGCACACGGTGTGCCAGGAGGCCGGCTGTCCGAATATCTACGAGTGCTGGGAGGACCGCGAGGCGACCTTCCTCATCGGCGGCGACCAGTGCACCCGGCGCTGTGACTTCTGCCAGATCGACACCGGTAAGCCTGCCGCGCTCGATCTGGACGAGCCGCGTCGCGTGGGCGAGTCGGTCGTCACGATGGACCTGAACTACGCCACCATCACCGGCGTCGCGCGCGACGACCTGGAGGACGGCGGCGCCTGGCTGTACGCGGAGACGGTGCGCCAGATCCACACGATGACGTCGGAGCGCGAGGCGGGCCGTACCAAGGTCGAGCTCCTCATCCCCGACTTCAACGCGGTGCCCGAGCAGCTGGCCGAGGTCTTCTCCTCGCGTCCCGAGGTGCTCGCGCACAA
This window contains:
- a CDS encoding DUF4240 domain-containing protein, which encodes MDETEFWEIIDSTREAAEGDPEDHADLMVERLLQLDPDSVLDFARHFEARYNRAYHWDLWGAAAVLLGGASDDAFDYFRCWLIGQGREIFEGALHDPDSLAELLDEFDEDIDGDGEELGYAADEAYEQLTGVVAPDLGIPPQTAEPLGTPFDFDDDAALAQRFPRLWERFGNL
- a CDS encoding GNAT family N-acetyltransferase is translated as MPRSHIRPARHTDEAALGALDRDTWSPLHAVQPRPKPPYDPFFDANHRPEDFLVAEDISEDIAEDGDGTITGFIRLIPPTPLACNQHVRQVQGLAVADRARGRGIARALLRASFDEARRQGAVRMTLRVLGHNTPARTLYESEGFAVEGVLPGEFCLDGRYVDDVMMGRSLTVREPVS
- a CDS encoding TIGR01777 family oxidoreductase yields the protein MGVMRIAVTGSTGLIGTALVRSLRTDGHEVVRLVRRPARAGDEVEWDPHRQYVDVAGLVGCEGVVNLAGAGVGARRWTDAYRKEIRDSRVLGTAAIAEAVAGLDVPPRVLVCGSAIGYYGDTGERAVDEGAPPGDGFLAKMCVEWEEAAAPAEEAGVRTAFARTGLVVARKGGAWGRMFPLFKAGLGGRLGNGRQYWSFIALHDEVAALRHILDTESLSGPVNLTAPDPVTNREVTAAMGRALHRPTVFAVPAPALRIALGELAGDILCSQRVLPARLLESGFSFAFPGVDEAVGAALR
- a CDS encoding NAD(P)/FAD-dependent oxidoreductase, whose translation is MLSSAHHADVVIVGAGIAGLSAAHQLTSAGVSVSVLEAAPHVGGRMATQQIDGFRLDRIGQLLNTSYPELRRTAGLGDVVLRPFSPGVLVHSQGRLQRTGEAVRRTGEAGSARGAFTVARALASAPRPLDQARLGASLARLAATPVERLLTRPERPTAGSLCARGVPARTVHGFLRPLLSALLCDPALATSSRCADLALRGFARGRLCVPAGGAAALPEQLAASLPSGTVHTGVRVTDASITQVTTKEYGDIGCRALVLATGARAAAELLPGLRVPPFHPVTVLHHTASAPPLTDPALLLDADRDGPVSHTAVMSEVDPSRAPNGRVLISSTVLGSPPPDLDRSVRTHLATLYGTPTDDWELLAVHHDPEAVPAMPPPHDLRRPVRLLSGLYVCGDHRDTSTVQGALFSGRRAADAILRDFGLQQPGYETVALSAVA
- a CDS encoding regulator; the protein is MTERPSQRIPNRQLAALIAEAGFSNAGLARRVDQLGLEHGLDLRYDKTSVTRWLRGQQPRGTTPALIAEVFTRRLGRRLSAQDLGLDACAPVYAGLEFAATPEEAVDIVSGLWRKDSGSHAELRKIAFTPAGLVVPSRDWLIGRADERVSRADAVQNGTARIPAQGRAALPRQRGTDRGPGQRVTGGDIAALRSVGELFRTLDHAYGGGHARQALVRYLEHEAEPMLRGTYGEVTGRRLFAAAADLTRLAGWTSYDIAAHGLAQRYFVQALRLSQAAGDRAYGAYVLVTMSRQAVYLGHGREAVQLTRVAQQGVGSSAPPVVQAMLHSVEARGHGVLGEVRACTASLVRAERALETARPGDDVPHWARFFDEAQLADEFGHCHRDLQQYRPAVQHAERSLQLRAPAYARSRLFCRVVLASARLGLGELDQACALGAEAALQVSEMRSARAVEYVREFERRLEPYRDAAAVRNYRDRVAALG
- the lipB gene encoding lipoyl(octanoyl) transferase LipB, with amino-acid sequence MSELRFVQLGFGEQAVEYQEAWQKQREVHAARFADEIEDTCLLLEHPPVYTAGRRTADSERPLDGTPVVDVDRGGKITWHGPGQLVGYPILKLPRPVDVIAHVRRLEDALILTCAEFGLETSRVEGRSGVWVLGDPVEQRPAIGGLSLDFDPRLQDEEFDPRLNGPEYAPSNAGQRREDRKLAAIGIRIAKGVSMHGFAINVNPDNTWFDRIVPCGIRDAGVTSLSYELGREITIGEVLPVIEKHLRDVLENAELRPRAVEAAV
- the lipA gene encoding lipoyl synthase, whose translation is MSAVAPDGRKMLRLEVRNSQTPIERKPEWIKTRAKMGPEYTQMQKLVKSEGLHTVCQEAGCPNIYECWEDREATFLIGGDQCTRRCDFCQIDTGKPAALDLDEPRRVGESVVTMDLNYATITGVARDDLEDGGAWLYAETVRQIHTMTSEREAGRTKVELLIPDFNAVPEQLAEVFSSRPEVLAHNVETVPRIFKRIRPGFRYERSLEVITRAREAGLVTKSNLILGMGEEREEVSEALQHLYDAGCELITITQYLRPSVRHHPVERWVKPHEFVELKEEAEEIGFSGVMSGPLVRSSYRAGRLYQQAMERRGAATTPQTV